The following are from one region of the Capsicum annuum cultivar UCD-10X-F1 chromosome 1, UCD10Xv1.1, whole genome shotgun sequence genome:
- the LOC124898901 gene encoding uncharacterized mitochondrial protein AtMg00810-like has translation MAINAKLYQKDSPEFHDPTLYRYVVGALQYLTLMRPYIAFSINKAFIDIDWVGSIDDRKSTSGFAIFLGNNFISWASKKQQTVARSSTEWEYKALADAAAELT, from the exons ATGGCAATTAATGCCAAGCTATATCAAAAGGATAGTCCAGAATTCCATGATCCAACACTATATCGATATGTTGTTGGTGCTCTCCAGTATCTTACTTTGATGAGGCCGTACATTGCATTTTCAATTAATAAA GCATTCATTGATATCGACTGGGTTGGAAGCATTGATGACCGTAAGTCCACGAGTGGATTTGCTATCTTTCTTGGCAACAATTTCATCTCTTGGGCCTCTAAGAAGCAGCAGACAGTAGCTCGTTCGTCCACAGAGTGGGAATACAAAGCTTTGGCAGATGCGGCAGCTGAGTTAACATAG